The Actinoplanes sp. N902-109 genomic interval ATCGTCGCCGCCTTGATGTTGCCCAACACTCTCACCCGGCTCACCCGCGCGGGCGCGTTCCTCCGGCTGCCGATCGAGGGTTTCGTCGCCGTCGGCCTGCTGCTGCTGATCCCCAGCGGCAAGTGGCGGCGGATCACCGCCGGGGTGCTCGGCGCCGGGCTCGGGCTGCTCGTCATCGAGAAAGTCCTGGACATAGGCTTCTACAAGACGCTGGCCCGGCCGTTCGACCCGGTGCTGGACTGGGTGCTGTTCGACGACGCGGAGTCGTTCCTCAAGGACGCGGCGGGTTCGGCCGGAGCGATCGGCGCGCTCATCGGCGTCATCCTGCTGGTGCTGCTGATCCTCGCCCTGACCACGCTGGCCGCGATCCGGATCGGCAAGCTCACCGAACGGCACCGCCGCGCCACCGCGGGTACGGCCGTCGGCGGGGTCGCCGTCTGGGTCGTACTCCTGCTCACCGGGGTGCAGATCTTCGCCGGCATCCCGCTTGCGGCGCGCAGCAGCTACACGTACGCCTGGGACCGCGCCCACTCGGTCAAGAAGGGGCTGAACGACGAGAAGGCGTTCGCCCGCGAGGTGAAGATCGACGCCTTCGCGACCACCCCGGCCGACCAGCTGCTGACCTCGCTGCGCGGCAAGGACGTGTTCGTCACGTTCGTGGAGAGCTACGGGCGCTCGGCCCTGGAGGATCCCGCTCTCAACGCCGGTACGCTGCCCGTGCTCGACGAGGGCACGGCCGCGCTCACCAAGGCGGGCTACGCCGCGAAGAGCGGCTGGCTCACCTCGCCCACGTCCGGCGGTGGCAGCTGGCTGGCCCACTCCACACTGCTCTCCGGCCTGTGGATCAACAACCAGCAGCGCTACCGCAACCTCACCTCCAGCTCCCGGCTCACGCTGACCAGCCTGTTCAAGAAGGCCGACTTCGACACGATGAGCGTGATGCCGGGCGCCACCCGGGCGTTCCCCGAGGGCAGCTTCTACGGCTACAACCGCATCTACGACTCCCGCAACACCGGCTACGCCGGCCCCAAGTTCGGCTGGGGACCGCAGCCCGACCAGTACACCCTCGACTGGTTCCAGAAGAACGTGCACGGCCCGGCGCACCCGCCGATGTTCGTCGAGATGCCGCTGGTGTCCAGCCACACCCCGTGGGCGCCGCTGCCCTCGATGATCGACTGGAGCGACGTCGGCGACGGCTCTATCTACAACCAGATCAAGGCGCAGGCCAAGAAGCCCGGCGCGGTGTGGAAGGACCCGGCGAACGTCAAGCACGAGTACGCCCGCTCGGTCCAGTACACGCTGTCGACGATCATCTCCTACCTGGAGAAGTACGGCGACGAGAACACGGTCATGGTGTTCCTCGGCGATCACCAGCCGGCCCCGATCGTGGTGGGTGACACCGCGAGCCACGACGTACCCATCACCATCGTCGCCAAGGACAAGGCCGTGCTGGACAAGATCGCCGACTGGAACTGGTCCGACGGTCTGCGCCCGGCCGCGAACGCCCCGGTGTGGCCGATGAACCAGTTCCGCGACAAGTTCCTCACCGCCTACGGCCCCACCGGCG includes:
- a CDS encoding sulfatase-like hydrolase/transferase, translated to MLTVAAVVLIVAALMLPNTLTRLTRAGAFLRLPIEGFVAVGLLLLIPSGKWRRITAGVLGAGLGLLVIEKVLDIGFYKTLARPFDPVLDWVLFDDAESFLKDAAGSAGAIGALIGVILLVLLILALTTLAAIRIGKLTERHRRATAGTAVGGVAVWVVLLLTGVQIFAGIPLAARSSYTYAWDRAHSVKKGLNDEKAFAREVKIDAFATTPADQLLTSLRGKDVFVTFVESYGRSALEDPALNAGTLPVLDEGTAALTKAGYAAKSGWLTSPTSGGGSWLAHSTLLSGLWINNQQRYRNLTSSSRLTLTSLFKKADFDTMSVMPGATRAFPEGSFYGYNRIYDSRNTGYAGPKFGWGPQPDQYTLDWFQKNVHGPAHPPMFVEMPLVSSHTPWAPLPSMIDWSDVGDGSIYNQIKAQAKKPGAVWKDPANVKHEYARSVQYTLSTIISYLEKYGDENTVMVFLGDHQPAPIVVGDTASHDVPITIVAKDKAVLDKIADWNWSDGLRPAANAPVWPMNQFRDKFLTAYGPTGDVSRAMSPPR